In Salinigranum marinum, one DNA window encodes the following:
- a CDS encoding DUF1156 domain-containing protein encodes MSREIGLSEESERKMLPIERGFPIERVNEIAEKEGRAKMHYRPVYTMHKWWARRLGCVFRAICLYTLLDDPENVSVREPGKNESLSDFVGDADEVKELIDGVDISDPSSLWKLYTKDVRVDDKKILDPFMGGGTSLVEASRFGVESVGYDLNPVAWFVCKKELEAGRVSPDKLEESFEKVKERVSDDIKQYYKTHCPNGDNDHDAEVMYHFWVKELDCPSCDHTVPLFRDYRIGSGRYDNKGKYNVLCPSCESIELVDDWQTESDCSECGATFDPSTGNAKRGNLNCPSCGQKYPIIDAIQEQDGFDTRLYAIEYFCSHCKEQGNPKSVHKGYMQAKNYDQEQFSSAKQEWENSDELKKYVPNHPIPLGIKTDSSKFEGNISGGHSLLRQGYSDWTDMFNSRQLLSLSKLLESIDQVENQSHKEFLLLAASGALRYNSMMVSYNTSYNKIGDIFRSNSFNPPLYPIENNVWGAEDGSGTFEAMWDLVKSGVEYANRPTERYVEDGDTHKTDPFGKPIGENSTVYCGDARKIQDSDVDVVITDPPYYDNVIYSELSDYFYVWLRTVLKKDYDHFKPEKSPREESIVANPATQKGAKEFEKEMREAFARISRVLKEDGSLVFTYHHSDSESWGELLEALCDEGFEVTATYPITADINKLVKGESVSFDIIIVARPAGQREPISWNSLRREIYRTAQKTRKRLEENRDLSRGDIGVVEMGRCFHEYSKHHGKVERAGETMTAKEVVDEIYGVIQHGSDIGEIDVFLDLLETAGASYDDLNKLCRGTNATPERMKDMRLYRMDDGFKLGTWDDEKRIAYVQGRVNGDEELTELDKAQFLRYRWEHGKSVSEYLNAWEITDSLRELCEGLADATGDDTYRNILESRLSDY; translated from the coding sequence ATGTCCCGGGAAATCGGTCTATCTGAAGAGAGTGAGCGAAAAATGCTGCCCATAGAGAGAGGATTCCCTATTGAACGCGTAAATGAGATTGCTGAAAAAGAAGGCCGAGCGAAGATGCACTACCGGCCCGTCTACACCATGCATAAATGGTGGGCACGTCGTCTCGGTTGTGTTTTCCGAGCAATCTGTCTTTACACCCTCCTTGACGATCCAGAGAATGTGTCTGTCCGTGAGCCCGGAAAAAACGAGTCACTCTCAGACTTCGTCGGTGATGCGGATGAAGTCAAAGAACTTATCGACGGCGTCGATATTTCAGACCCAAGCTCACTCTGGAAACTCTACACCAAGGACGTCCGGGTAGATGACAAGAAAATTCTAGACCCCTTCATGGGTGGCGGGACGTCCCTCGTTGAGGCGTCCCGCTTCGGAGTGGAGTCCGTGGGATACGATCTAAACCCTGTTGCATGGTTTGTGTGTAAGAAAGAGCTGGAAGCAGGTCGTGTGAGCCCTGACAAATTAGAGGAAAGCTTTGAGAAAGTAAAGGAGCGGGTGTCTGACGACATTAAACAATATTACAAAACACATTGTCCAAATGGGGACAACGATCATGACGCGGAAGTTATGTACCACTTTTGGGTAAAGGAACTTGATTGTCCCTCGTGTGACCATACCGTACCTCTGTTTCGTGATTATCGGATCGGAAGTGGACGGTATGATAATAAAGGCAAATATAATGTGTTATGCCCGTCATGCGAATCAATCGAATTAGTTGATGATTGGCAGACAGAGTCTGACTGTAGCGAGTGCGGGGCTACTTTTGACCCATCGACCGGGAATGCGAAGAGAGGCAATTTGAACTGCCCCTCCTGTGGTCAAAAGTATCCGATAATTGATGCAATTCAGGAACAAGACGGGTTCGATACCCGGTTATATGCAATAGAGTACTTTTGTTCTCATTGTAAGGAACAAGGCAATCCAAAGTCCGTACACAAAGGGTACATGCAGGCTAAAAACTACGATCAAGAACAGTTTAGCTCAGCCAAACAAGAGTGGGAAAACTCAGATGAGCTGAAAAAATATGTACCCAATCACCCGATCCCTCTCGGAATAAAAACAGATAGCTCAAAATTTGAGGGCAATATCAGTGGGGGGCATAGTCTACTGCGTCAGGGATATTCTGATTGGACAGACATGTTTAATTCTCGTCAGTTGTTATCGCTTTCTAAATTACTTGAATCGATTGACCAAGTGGAAAATCAGTCACACAAAGAGTTTCTCCTACTTGCGGCGTCTGGAGCACTCAGATATAACTCAATGATGGTTTCTTATAATACTTCATACAACAAGATTGGAGATATTTTCCGGAGTAACTCTTTTAATCCCCCATTATATCCAATTGAAAATAATGTTTGGGGAGCAGAAGACGGTAGTGGCACTTTTGAGGCGATGTGGGATCTAGTAAAAAGTGGAGTCGAGTACGCGAACCGGCCTACAGAACGGTATGTTGAGGACGGTGACACACATAAGACAGATCCGTTTGGCAAACCAATCGGCGAGAATTCAACGGTGTATTGTGGAGATGCAAGGAAGATACAAGATTCAGATGTCGATGTCGTAATTACCGATCCACCATATTACGATAACGTGATATATTCTGAATTATCTGATTACTTTTATGTATGGCTACGGACTGTACTAAAAAAAGATTATGATCATTTCAAGCCGGAAAAAAGTCCGAGAGAAGAAAGCATTGTTGCGAATCCGGCTACACAGAAAGGCGCCAAAGAATTTGAAAAAGAAATGCGCGAAGCCTTTGCACGCATTTCGAGGGTTCTGAAAGAAGATGGCTCATTGGTATTCACTTACCATCACAGTGATTCAGAATCGTGGGGTGAATTGCTAGAAGCCTTATGTGATGAAGGGTTTGAGGTAACTGCCACTTACCCAATTACTGCAGACATTAACAAACTCGTTAAGGGAGAATCGGTCTCGTTTGATATCATAATAGTTGCTCGTCCGGCTGGTCAACGTGAACCGATCTCGTGGAATAGTCTTCGTCGCGAAATCTATCGAACAGCCCAGAAGACCCGTAAGCGCCTTGAAGAAAACCGTGATTTATCTCGTGGAGATATCGGTGTAGTAGAAATGGGCCGATGTTTTCACGAGTACTCGAAGCACCATGGCAAGGTGGAACGCGCTGGTGAAACAATGACTGCTAAAGAGGTCGTGGACGAGATTTACGGAGTCATTCAGCACGGTAGCGATATCGGCGAGATCGACGTGTTCCTTGATCTTCTGGAGACGGCCGGAGCTTCCTACGACGACCTCAACAAGCTCTGCCGTGGAACGAACGCTACCCCTGAGCGCATGAAGGACATGCGCCTCTACCGGATGGACGACGGCTTCAAACTCGGAACGTGGGACGACGAGAAGCGTATCGCCTACGTGCAGGGACGCGTCAACGGCGACGAGGAACTCACCGAACTCGACAAGGCGCAGTTCCTCCGCTACCGCTGGGAACACGGGAAGTCCGTCTCCGAGTACCTCAACGCGTGGGAGATCACCGACAGTCTGCGCGAACTGTGTGAGGGGCTCGCCGACGCGACCGGCGACGACACCTACCGGAACATTCTGGAGTCGCGGCTGAGCGACTACTGA